One region of Gemmatimonadales bacterium genomic DNA includes:
- the lipB gene encoding lipoyl(octanoyl) transferase LipB yields MSDRILAVADLGLVPYGEALERQRLLADDRIAGRLPYDTLLLLEHPPVVTLGRGTKNTSLPMDPEALRRRGIGVFEIERGGDVTYHGPGQLVGYPIFDLTQHRQDLHWFLRQLEAALIMALGDLGIPAEPRAGYTGVWTGGRKIASIGIHVRQWVTWHGFALNVTTDLSAFDLIVPCGIPDVVMTSVEKEQTHRGTGAPAQLGAHLAAAVREAVVAGFVKTFAFSGTTAQTPTR; encoded by the coding sequence GTGAGCGACCGGATCCTCGCCGTCGCCGATCTGGGTCTCGTCCCCTACGGCGAGGCGCTCGAACGACAGCGGCTACTCGCGGACGACCGGATAGCAGGCCGCCTCCCGTACGACACGCTCCTCCTGCTCGAACACCCGCCAGTCGTCACCCTCGGCCGAGGCACGAAGAACACGAGCCTGCCCATGGACCCTGAGGCGCTGCGCCGGCGCGGGATCGGCGTCTTCGAGATCGAGCGCGGCGGCGACGTGACCTATCACGGCCCCGGTCAGCTGGTGGGCTACCCCATCTTCGATCTCACGCAGCACCGTCAGGACCTGCATTGGTTCCTACGCCAGCTCGAGGCAGCGCTCATCATGGCGTTGGGCGACCTCGGTATCCCCGCCGAGCCGCGGGCCGGCTACACGGGCGTGTGGACCGGCGGCCGAAAGATCGCGAGCATCGGCATCCACGTGCGCCAGTGGGTGACCTGGCACGGCTTCGCCCTTAACGTGACCACCGACCTTTCGGCGTTCGACCTGATCGTGCCGTGCGGGATCCCGGATGTTGTGATGACCAGCGTGGAGAAGGAGCAAACGCACAGGGGCACAGGCGCGCCAGCGCAACTGGGAGCGCACCTCGCGGCGGCAGTGCGTGAGGCGGTGGTCGCCGGATTCGTGAAGACGTTCGCGTTCAGCGGCACAACAGCACAGACTCCGACCCGCTAG